The genomic segment TAAACAATTGAAAATTGCAAGCGATAATTTGCTAttttttggtctacaaattggTTTACGAAAATCATTAATTAGTTTCTTTGATGTTCATCTTCTTTGTTTGCTATTTATCATGATCCCTATTTTCTTTGATAGTTATCTTCTTCGATTACTTGTCAAATTAACCGTATTTTTTGCGTAATATGaaaattagttttcaatttcTAGGTTTTTACTGAAATGGAAAATAATGGTGAATAAGCAATAGTTGGAAATAGATGGTAATAATAAGTTTATCTATATTTGTTTTCTTCGATAATTAGAGAACAACAATGAATAGTTCACAGTTGATGAATGTCCAAGTTACTTTTTTTATCATTTGCCTTCGTttcttatttaatgtataatatAGGACTTTCatcaaatagaatttatttgAGGCGCGTAACATGCGACCTACAAATTAgtaatataaaaagaaagacaaagagcataatataaacaaattaaaaattaaggacaataaaataaagaaaacttgCTAAAGATTTGATGATAAATATCATACCAGACTGAATCAAACGAATAATAAAGAAtgcaaaaataaacaaaattgaatTTCAGTGAGAAAAAAATTCACAATTTAGGGTTAAGGATATAGGAAATAACTAGAATAAAAACTATATAACTGAGAAAATAAACATTATGTAAACATTGaaataggaaaaaaattaaaCGAAACAAAgttaaactaaattaaattccCATATTTATTCTAATAGCTTACTTGGGAAAAAAATCTTCacaaaaaacataatttttaacctaaataaaataaataaaaacaaaataaataaaaaaacaactaaGACACGAGAGAAGGCGTGCATAAACCGTATAGAATAAATGCGGCGAGTCATCTCCTAAAACGGAACAATTCGTCGCTTGCTCGCTGACTCAATCTGCACATTATAGAAGTTGAGTGTTGAGTTATTGCTTTTATGGTGGCAACCCGTCGCTTATTGACTGACTAACAATCTTCAAATGACCGCTATTTCTTGCTCGGTTGTTGGAATAGAGCATGTAATATACTGTTGGAAAGTTCTTAAGGTCTAGTACTTTCAATGCCGGTAACCTTAAACTAATAAGATCTTCTTATCAAAAGTTATTGTAAAAATAGTGAATATGAGTCAAATTTCAGCTTAAAATTACTTTTTCATTATGAACACTTTTTTAAACTCTTTTTTTCCTCTTCTTTGTAAATTCCTGCAACTGAGCTAAAATCCCCTTAGTAAATTCCGTCATCACTTTAAGcataaaatttatgtttaaaacaatcaaaaaccaCTAAAAACCAACATGAATATTCAAAATGAGAAAAATTGCATTTATCTTCAAAATAAACACGAAATCACCAACGACGATCATCATAAATGAGTATCAAATGATATGAATAAGTGCAACTCATTGCACTTATTACATATCGATTTGGTCGTTTGCAAGTTCGATTGATAACTGAACAGGACAATTGTGAATAAGAACCAATTACAAGTTTCAAGTCATCTTGAGTGGGATTATGTCGAGTGGCTACCGAGTTAAAGACGGGTTTCGATTGTTACAGATCGGGTGCAAATCGAGTTTTGTTGACCATATTGTCGGGTTAATCTTAGGTGTAGTTTATTCTTGAGTGGGGTGTCAGTCGATTATAGGTCTAATATAATCGGACATGTAGGTCACAAGTCAACATCAGCTCGAGTTTTGGTCGATTACAAGTCATTGCACTTCGGGTCAACCAACGGGCTAGATAAAGGTTGGTTTGGGATGGTATTACGGGTCGAGTCTATTATTTACAGCCCTAGATTTGCTGAACATTCGTTTAATAAGATGgtcacatttatttatttaattagttgtTAATTGTTAAGCAAATTTCTGGTGTATATTACCAAAACTATCACATCTCATGAGATTCATATCATTATAATTGAGATATTATTATCAGTGGTAAAATTACACACATGAATTAAATGACTGAATTTGCTAAAAATGAGTCGGTCGCGTTAGGGTCAGGTTGAACACCTTGGGTTGTGCAATCGTTTAAAAATGAGGCAAAACTTCTTCACTTAGGCGCACAAAAAAGCTAATGTTTATTTCTTTAAGATATTCTTTACTTTTAAACTCTTAATATTTTATCGTTATTTGGCTAGGcgatataataaataatttcttcGGAAAAAAAGattatcaatttttaaattcgataaaaaaaaaaaagaaatttcacaaaaaaataaaattaaagggaATTAACCCAGAAATGTCAAAATAGTAATCCATTTCGTGAATACGAACCCATCTAAAACCCTGACTGATCCCATCTGAAATCAACACAACCCAAAACTGACCAGAACTAATCGGACCTCGAACCCGATTCATCGACCATTTTCCAGGGTCTAATAGTAGTACATGTATACCCTTGAATAACCGTTAAATTAAATTCTTCCTCATCGTTTTCTTATTTCATAACTTTCTCTCACTACGAAGCTCTCAACAATGGCGAAAGTTTTTCCACtcctcatcatcttcttctttacACCAACTTTCACTTCTCATTCGCTCATTTATGCCGTTGAAGTTCCTTCCAGCTCATCTTCATCCACAATTTTCACAATCTCACCTGCACAATCTCCTTCATCATTGCCGTTACTTTCTACTTCCGAAAACCTAAAGTCACCtgaatttctctctcctctctccTCCATTGCTAAAATCCTCATTGAACTCGGCTTCCATGACTTCGCGAGAGCTATTCactcactttctctctcctctgacTTACATGTTCCATGGTATGGACCTCTTACGATCTTTGCGCCTTCAGATTCTTCGGTGCGAACTTGTTCGAAGTGTTCGCTCACAGTTCTTCTTCAAGAACACACGGTTTCAGGTTTGTACTCCTTTGATTACGTTAGTCGCTTCATCTTCGGCACGAAAATGGAGGCGATTCTTCCCGGTCGTTGCTTAACGGTAACTGCCGCTATTAACAGAGGTAACAAAATTTTCATTGGAGGTGCTGAAATTACTCAACCTGATCTTTACGTCAGTGATCTCCTCATCATCCATGGTGTACAAGGCTTTCTCTCTCACCTCTCGCCGTTTTCTTGCGCCATTGATAAGATGACGTCACTTTCGCTTCCTCACGTTTCTCCTTCAACTGCATTCACTCGCATTATGCTCACTGACGCTATGATTCGACTCAGAATGAGTGGATACAGTGTACTTGCTCTTGCAATTAAAGTCAAATATCTTGAACTCGCTACCCTCAAGAATATGACGATCTTCGCTGTCGATGATTCCTCTATCTTTCATGGTGGACATGCTTACGTTCACACAATAAGGTACCACATCATCCCGAACATGGTATTGAAGTTCACTGACCTAGAAAATCTTCCGCAATCGAAGATTCTTCCGACTCTTGAAGCCGGCGAAACTATCACTATCACAACTCCTGGAGGTGGAGGGTTTTTGTCTCCGTTGAGGATTAATTACGTGAAAATTAGGTATCCAAATCTCATCATTAATTCTAAACTTGTAATTCATGGAATCTCAACTCCTTTTCCTCATCTTCGTCAGTCAATTTCTGTTGGTGGAAGTTCTGAAGTTCATCCGGCTATTACTAGCGAATTTGGTACTGATGCAAGGGATTTAACTATTGAGACTACTACTAGTCCATCTGGGATGAAAACACCAGTGGAAGAAAAGGATTATGCTCATCAAGGCCTTTGATAATCATCTGAATTTGATAATTCAATATTGATTCTGGATTTTAGTGACCCTGCTTTGGATTAATCATTTTTTTCTTGAAGTACAGCTAATAGTATCTTGTGGTTTCAATTTCATCAGTGTAGTCTGTGCCTAATTTCTAGTTGAGAAATTACTATACTAATGACTATTAGTGACTAGTGCACCAAGTACAGGTTGCAAACTTCCTTATGATGGCAAAGAACAGGAATAAAACAGAATGCATATGTATGTAACAATCCAAGAAACAGAGATGATCAGATGGAAACTGATCTTGAATAAGACTCCTACAGTTTCACTCACTGTCAAGCCTTATCCTCTTGATTCCGAGCTTCCCTCACTTAGAACGTTTAAGGAAAAACTAAGAATGTATTGTTGTTTACTCACAAGACTACACACTCAGGACAGAAGAGAGAAATCCCTCCCTTCCCTTGAAAGGCACTCTCTCAAAGCAAAtcacctaataaaaaaattattgtttattgaaaAAATCCGAAGTGGTGTTTACAAATGATTCAAAGCCTTATTTGTAGGCCCAAGCTAGGCCAAGAAAGACTCTCTCCTCTTTTTGCCAACAAGGCTCCATAAAAGAAAAGACACGCCCAACTTGCTAGCAAGGCATAACAACTAACTACtatacaaaatataaagcaaAGCAATCTACTAGTTCTTCATTCTGAGTCTTCGAGGACTTTATCTTATAATCAGTATAGTGCGATTCCTCATAGTGCTTAGTTGTTGTATAGTAGTTGGTTGTCCTTCAGCATATATTCCCCATTTGTCATGATGTTTTAGAGCATAGTTCATCAACTTGATCAATTAATGAAGTGGCTGCGTTATTGGTTGATGAGTCAATTGAACTGGCTGAGTTATTGGCTGATGAGTAAATTGAGTAATTAGTTGCTCTTGTTGTGTTACATGCTTCAACTAGTAAGTGGAGTAATGGATAAAAATATTAGTGAattgattttgttgtttttaCTCATTCACTAGTGCATTTAAGCTTTACGATAGTGTGAGATTTTTGATACATTTCAATTTTCAGTGTTTTTATTATTAGCAAAGTTTGAATgaataaaatttagaaaaattatcaaGCATAATCcaattgttttttaaattttcatacaataattgattaaccatgaataattcaaaCTTTAGGGTATATTTGTCTAGAGTAAACCCGATAActggatgacttgctatagcaaattttattttttaagaaaaaagataaatttaaaaaaatgtcgaaaaaaatgtaacaaaaaaatttctctaacattttttattatccaaaattttttatgtaaatttttcaaatttttctctaattttacattaattttcaatctaCTATAGTAGATCATTCAGTTAGCCAAGTTTACTCTAAGCTAATACCCACTAAAATTGAGAttttttatggttaattaatCAGTAAGGTTATAACAAGGCataaaaaattggattattctaagtaattttttctaatctaattaatgtaaagaaagtaactcaattaaaaattaactgattttattatattaaggTGGGaaattaattcaataaaaagCTTAAATTTATGGTAATTAAGACTTtaatttatgttatatatactGTATCATACCTCCTTATATACGAAAATTATTTGGATTAGAATTAGAAATGTGGTGAACCATGAGATCTGATTAAAAAGATATCAAAATTTTCTTAATATAGACTACTAGTCATTTGGATTTGACTCGAATAATTTGATATATATCAGTATATCACAATATTTGGATCGGATAACAAGTTTATGATATTGTATATTAAGGTTAAATTATAAACGTAGAGtagaattatataattaaattttgtattttttatattaaaattgatattaatactCTATGCAGTAGCACTAAAGTTTAGGGGATGACATCATCTTAATTAAGTATTGTCATGTTGTAATTGGCTTTGAACTTTGCTAATTAGCAGTAGCAATGATTGTAGTGAGATAGAAACCCTCCGCCCAAACCAGTCCTGACCAGAATTAGGGTCCGTTTGGTTCAGTGAGCAGAAATGGAATGATATGCAACCCCATACCAAGATGGTATGGATTCAGAACCCCATACCAGACTAAAACTGTTTGGTTTAATCCTGTAATAGATATTCAATCCATTcacactgtttggttcaattatgGAATGGATTCTCTGtccagtttatatatatatacatatagatacatacatacatttattaaacacacaaatacatacacacataaTATGTTGCAAATAGATAATTACCACTAATTAAAAATACTAGTTCAATACATTTTCACTCAAAATGGTGTCAATACATCTCCACACAAAAAGATTCCAATATATGTTTTTGACAACCAAACACAAAGTCTACATAATTTTATAAGTTAAGCATTTTCATTACATCACTTATCCAAGTTAGGATGAATGAGGTTGATTATAAACTCTTTCTTCCACTCATCATCCGGGCATTGGTAAAAGAGTGAGAGTTCACTTGGATTGGAGGCCAACCTCTTGGAAGCTTCCATCATTTCAAATCTTTTCAATCCTTATATGCGAAGCAATTCActaaccaaattttttttttattttcctcaaCTTCTACACGAGCCATGATAGCTTGCTCATGTAGTTGTATCACAAGCCtataacttcaaaaaaatccgacTAAAAACATCGACTGTATCACAAGCCCAACTATTTTAACTTGTTTCAAGTTTCACACACGTTATCTTTTTTAGTCACGGAGCCACAATATTTTTAgtcaatttataaaaattttaatttttatatttctgtATTGTAGTCCAAAtctgaatatttatttttttgctataatattattttgcataataacaaatataaattattatatatttttaaagaaaaaaattgaatgataggaaatcataatcataatcataaaatttaataaagatgATGTAAATTACACATGTCAATTTCAGAGTAATTTTAATtacagaaaattaaattaatataaatatttgtaatcaatttaaaatatgaaaaagatttctattagtaaaaattagaaaattttgatcataattaaggaaattaaattgaataaaaaaaatattactgaTTTTGTATAGTTAGATTCCTTTTTTTCTAGGATTTTTTCGTAAAAGGCATGGGAATCATTTGTGTTTGAATAATTTGAGAATTAAATAGCTAAATTTTTACTGAGGACATTTAATTTTGTACAAcatattatacaatttaataacaATGGTGTAAAATTACACATGTCAATCTCACAATTAtcttaattaaagaaattacattaattaaaataaatataaatatttgtaatcaatttaaaatatgaaaatatttatattgatttatattagtaaaaattagaaaaatttgatcataattaagaaaattaaattgaatactAATATATTGCAGATTTTGTATAGTTAGATTCTTTTATTCGTAGGATTTGTTCTAAAAAGACATGGGAATCTTTTGTATTTGTAAAATTTGAGAGTTAATTAGGTAAATTTTTATTGTggacatttattattattgtacatggtttgaattaatttttttatatttaaaatattacgaATCATTTGAATTGGATACATATTTAAGATTGAGCTATATACCAAAATTGTGTTAATTATCTTAAAATACTAGACGATAATACTTtccctaaattttttttaacacacTGAACAGATCAAACAATTAActaaaagaattagaaaattttatgtGGTACTCTCACAAAAAAATGCCATATGGAATAACTAATTGGTTAATTGGTATATTTATTGAACCCAATAAAGTAaagttgatatatatatatatatatatatatatatatatatatatatatatatatatatatatatatatatatatatatatatatatatatatatatatatatatatatatatatatatatatatatatatatatatatatatatatatatatatatatatatatatatatataacttataaaataagacattaagtttatttaataaaatattagtcaGACGAATCTAAATTGTGGgttgtatttttaaatttatatttgtatacatttaattaattttttttgtgttattttaataTCGTATATTTAAGTACTCCATATCCTAAAAAATTAGtttcaagtatatatatattgtgcaAAGCAAGGAAAGGAGGGAAAAtggtatataaaaaaaaaacatcattcTTTCTTATTTAGCATTAATTGCTATCTcactcattttatttatttatatttttaa from the Amaranthus tricolor cultivar Red isolate AtriRed21 chromosome 12, ASM2621246v1, whole genome shotgun sequence genome contains:
- the LOC130828222 gene encoding fasciclin-like arabinogalactan protein 21, whose product is MAKVFPLLIIFFFTPTFTSHSLIYAVEVPSSSSSSTIFTISPAQSPSSLPLLSTSENLKSPEFLSPLSSIAKILIELGFHDFARAIHSLSLSSDLHVPWYGPLTIFAPSDSSVRTCSKCSLTVLLQEHTVSGLYSFDYVSRFIFGTKMEAILPGRCLTVTAAINRGNKIFIGGAEITQPDLYVSDLLIIHGVQGFLSHLSPFSCAIDKMTSLSLPHVSPSTAFTRIMLTDAMIRLRMSGYSVLALAIKVKYLELATLKNMTIFAVDDSSIFHGGHAYVHTIRYHIIPNMVLKFTDLENLPQSKILPTLEAGETITITTPGGGGFLSPLRINYVKIRYPNLIINSKLVIHGISTPFPHLRQSISVGGSSEVHPAITSEFGTDARDLTIETTTSPSGMKTPVEEKDYAHQGL